The nucleotide window GCCAAGAGGCCCAGGCAGAAGAGTTAGCTAAGCGCTTTCCGGCCATAGATGTCGTTATCTCCGGCAATGAGGCAGAAGAACCAATAGAAACCCCGATTAAGGCAGGTAAAACCCTTATCCTGACTACGGGTGTGTCGCAGGGGGGCCTAATTGGAGCCGGCTGCCTGGGTATCGCCTAAGGAAGTAGGATCGAAGGTAGGTGCACGGCCAGTAATTCAACGTATATCAGAACCCAGTGTGTATGGGGGACGTTGGTAAAAAACGCAAAAAACAATTGATGTAAGTTGTGAAGTGGGAAGAAAGAATCTTGTGTCCGCGTATCCTGAAGTCGCAAGGAAAGATAAGCGAGTACAGAGGTAGCCGAAGGATTAATGGTAAGGGTGACTTGAGAGATAGGCTATTAGGATGGTTTCTTGCGTTTTTTGCCAACGTCCCCTCTCCCCTCTCCATATCCGGGTCCTTACACCTGAAATAGTTTCAGGTCCTTTCTTTTAGGGTGCTGAACTCAACAAGTATGAGAGTAGCACCCCGATTTATCGGGGTGAGTTGGAAAACAATAACGACACCTGACAACCGCTTCAGCGGTTTTCAGTGCTCCTGAATGATCGAATTTTTGATGCGATTACCCTGCTGGACCTAAAAGAGATAAACAGCATTGAACCGGCAGCAAACAGACAAAAGTAAGCGAAAAGGTCTCCATATTCAGAGTAAAAAGTTGTTTCTTTTCTCAACCCGGCTTTTCCTTCTAACACTATTGGTCTGTAAAGATCCGACTCTTTCAATATCCGGCCGTAAGGGTCGATAATCATAGAGATGCCGGTTTGGGCCGCTCTGACTACATAAGACCGGTTTTCCACAGCTCTAAAGACAGCGGACATTGCATGGAGGTAAGCTAAATTTGTTTTCTTGAAATTAGCATCATTGGTCAAAACAAACAGCATATCTGCTCCCTCTCTAATAAGTTGTCTTGACTTTGAAGGATAAATCGATTCAAAGCAGATAGGTGTTCCTAAACAACCATATCTTGTCTCAATTACTGTATCCTTTTTTCCTGGAGCAAACTCTCTTTCTGCCCAGGGGATAAGCATAGTTTTGTCATATTGGCCCACTATCTTTCCCTGGGGTGAAATAATAAGACAGGAGTTGTATTCCTTTTTAGATTTATCCCTTGTTTGGGTTCCAAGAACAAATAAGCAATTCCCTTCTCTGGCTAACTTTAAGATTCTGTCTTTTAACCGGTGACGTTTTAAAAGCCAACCCCTGATAGAGCTTTCCGGCCAGACTACTATATCCGGAGATTTCTTGATTGCCTGATCAGTAAGCTGAAAATATTTCTCAATAGCCGGACGGGCATAACTTTCCTCCCAGTTTTCGATTCGATAACACCAGGTAGGGATGCTTCCCTGAATAATAGCCACATCTAAAAAAGACTCCTCTCCGGGACTTATCTTTTGTTTACCCCAGCCGATAATAATTAACACCAATCCGATGCTTGCTGCTGTCTGCAAGAATGTATGTTTTGGAATCCTCTTGTGCGCTGCTGTCTTACTAAAATAACTCCATAAATGAAGTGCAGCTTTAAAAAGACCGGCGTTTACAAGCATAACAAGAAAAGAAACCCCATAAGGGCCTGTAATGCCGGCTATCTGAATCAGAGTCAGGTTCTGGTATTGAGAAAGGGCCAAAGAGGCCGGAAAAGAGATGGGGCCGATGGTTCTCAGATATTCCAGGGATGTCCAGAGCAAAGGAGGAATTAAGATATGAAAGCATTCATTTACATGCCGGTGCAGATAAGAAACTCCCAGGCTAAAGACAGCCATATTCAGTGAGATGTAAATAATAATGGGAAGAAAGAGTAGAGAGTAATATGGTATTACTCCATAAAAGAGTCCGGCTCCAACCAGAATACCATTAATTATGCCGACTGCTGCACTCCTTTTGAAACTCTTCCTGTAAATGGCCGCGAAATAAGGAAGATAGATTATCCAGGCCAGATATTCCAAATTGTTTGGTGGGAGAGCCTCTATCAATAGCAAAGCTGAAATAAGAGGCAGCGTAAGAGTAAGGATCATGGTCTGAACTTTTTAACGATTAGGGCGGCATTGTTTCCCCCAAAGCTGAGAGAGTTTAAAAGGGCTGTATTTATCTCTTT belongs to bacterium and includes:
- the lnt gene encoding apolipoprotein N-acyltransferase produces the protein MILTLTLPLISALLLIEALPPNNLEYLAWIIYLPYFAAIYRKSFKRSAAVGIINGILVGAGLFYGVIPYYSLLFLPIIIYISLNMAVFSLGVSYLHRHVNECFHILIPPLLWTSLEYLRTIGPISFPASLALSQYQNLTLIQIAGITGPYGVSFLVMLVNAGLFKAALHLWSYFSKTAAHKRIPKHTFLQTAASIGLVLIIIGWGKQKISPGEESFLDVAIIQGSIPTWCYRIENWEESYARPAIEKYFQLTDQAIKKSPDIVVWPESSIRGWLLKRHRLKDRILKLAREGNCLFVLGTQTRDKSKKEYNSCLIISPQGKIVGQYDKTMLIPWAEREFAPGKKDTVIETRYGCLGTPICFESIYPSKSRQLIREGADMLFVLTNDANFKKTNLAYLHAMSAVFRAVENRSYVVRAAQTGISMIIDPYGRILKESDLYRPIVLEGKAGLRKETTFYSEYGDLFAYFCLFAAGSMLFISFRSSRVIASKIRSFRSTENR